The following coding sequences lie in one Microcoleus sp. bin38.metabat.b11b12b14.051 genomic window:
- the msrP gene encoding protein-methionine-sulfoxide reductase catalytic subunit MsrP — MPLIRVPKPWEILDSQITSETAFMNRRRFMSNLIGAGVTASVLPLTGCQSNNGSKTALDKGSTPAYAGLTRNPNFAKVDREITDQALSTKYNNFYEYGGTKSIWQAAQALPTENWKVEVAGLVKNPRTYDIDDLQKKFPIEERVYRFRCVEAWAMVVPWVGFPMKLLMADVEPKSNAKFVRFTSFYDSKITPGPGLMSQFYPWPYTEGMRIEEMANDLAFFATGLYGRQLPKQNGAPLRQVIPWKYGFKGAKSIVKIEFVEKQPATFWNTIGPNEYAFEANVEPDKPHPRWSQASERVVGPGNSWSWETRPTLPYNGYGEYVASLYS; from the coding sequence ATGCCGTTAATTCGCGTTCCCAAACCTTGGGAAATTCTCGACTCGCAAATTACTTCAGAAACAGCTTTTATGAACCGCCGCCGCTTCATGAGCAATTTAATCGGCGCCGGCGTGACTGCTTCGGTGCTGCCGCTAACCGGCTGTCAAAGCAATAATGGCTCAAAAACAGCTTTGGATAAAGGTTCAACCCCAGCATACGCCGGATTGACGCGGAATCCAAACTTCGCAAAAGTCGATCGGGAAATTACCGACCAAGCTTTATCTACAAAATATAACAACTTTTACGAATACGGCGGCACCAAATCTATTTGGCAAGCCGCCCAAGCTTTACCAACCGAAAACTGGAAAGTAGAAGTAGCAGGTTTAGTAAAAAATCCCCGCACCTACGATATTGACGATCTCCAGAAAAAATTCCCCATCGAAGAACGAGTTTATCGATTTCGCTGCGTAGAAGCGTGGGCGATGGTAGTTCCTTGGGTCGGATTTCCCATGAAATTACTCATGGCTGATGTCGAACCAAAATCGAACGCTAAATTTGTGCGCTTCACCTCGTTTTACGACTCCAAAATCACTCCCGGCCCCGGTTTGATGTCGCAATTTTATCCTTGGCCTTACACCGAAGGTATGCGAATCGAGGAAATGGCTAACGATTTAGCATTTTTTGCCACAGGTTTGTACGGGCGGCAGCTACCCAAGCAAAATGGTGCCCCCCTGCGGCAGGTGATTCCGTGGAAATACGGTTTTAAGGGCGCAAAGTCGATCGTTAAAATTGAATTTGTCGAAAAACAACCAGCCACTTTTTGGAATACAATCGGCCCCAACGAATACGCTTTTGAAGCCAATGTCGAACCCGACAAACCCCACCCCAGATGGTCACAAGCCAGCGAACGAGTAGTCGGCCCGGGTAACAGTTGGTCGTGGGAAACTCGCCCGACTTTGCCCTACAACGGTTACGGCGAATATGTAGCTAGTCTTTACAGCTAA
- a CDS encoding SDR family NAD(P)-dependent oxidoreductase: MASLAGKVAIVTGASRGIGRAIALRLSQEGASVVVNYAFLSRSCSRCGVSD, from the coding sequence ATGGCATCACTAGCAGGAAAAGTGGCAATTGTGACTGGTGCTTCGCGGGGAATTGGACGCGCGATCGCTCTGAGATTATCCCAAGAAGGCGCATCGGTTGTCGTCAACTACGCCTTCTTGAGCAGAAGCTGCTCAAGATGTGGTGTCAGTGATTGA
- the miaA gene encoding tRNA (adenosine(37)-N6)-dimethylallyltransferase MiaA has translation MFRLITICGATATGKSGVAVALADRLKSSILSADSRQVYREFDIGTAKPTKGDRAAVPHHLIDICDPTETLTLAEFQQQAQKIIADVDCAVSPGLLLVGGTGLYIKSIVKGLKIPRVGPAPELRSQLTDLGQSQCYAMLQQVDRPAAEKIHLNDSIRTLRALEVFYVTGRPISEQQGENPPNYPILQIGLDCEMDVLGDRIQQRTEQMLERGWLAEVEYLCKKYGCDLPLLNTLGYQEIKQYLAGDITLEEAKNLTVLHTRQFAKRQRTWFRAYPEIEWFDVSAPDLLERVWQKVQEFIITGS, from the coding sequence ATGTTTAGATTAATTACAATTTGCGGGGCGACGGCGACGGGGAAGTCGGGAGTGGCTGTGGCTTTAGCCGATCGACTAAAATCTTCGATCCTGAGCGCAGACTCCCGTCAAGTGTACCGCGAATTTGACATCGGAACCGCAAAACCGACAAAGGGCGATCGGGCTGCTGTACCGCATCACTTAATTGACATCTGCGATCCGACTGAAACTCTAACACTCGCCGAGTTCCAGCAGCAAGCTCAAAAAATAATTGCTGATGTCGATTGTGCCGTTTCTCCTGGGCTGTTGTTGGTGGGAGGGACGGGCTTATATATCAAATCGATTGTCAAGGGTTTGAAAATTCCGAGGGTAGGCCCAGCGCCCGAATTGCGATCGCAACTTACGGATCTCGGACAATCTCAATGTTATGCGATGTTGCAGCAGGTCGATCGCCCCGCCGCCGAGAAAATTCACCTCAACGATAGCATCAGAACCTTACGAGCACTGGAAGTATTTTATGTCACCGGTCGCCCTATTTCCGAGCAACAGGGCGAAAATCCTCCCAATTATCCTATTCTACAGATTGGATTGGACTGCGAGATGGATGTTTTGGGCGATCGAATCCAACAGCGCACCGAACAAATGCTAGAACGAGGTTGGCTGGCTGAAGTAGAATATTTGTGTAAAAAATACGGCTGCGACTTACCGCTGTTGAACACCCTCGGTTATCAGGAAATCAAACAATATTTAGCGGGCGACATTACGCTTGAGGAAGCTAAGAATTTGACTGTTTTGCACACGCGGCAATTTGCCAAGAGACAGCGGACTTGGTTTCGAGCATATCCTGAAATTGAATGGTTTGATGTTAGCGCACCAGATTTGCTAGAACGAGTTTGGCAGAAAGTGCAGGAGTTTATTATCACAGGTTCGTAG
- a CDS encoding serine/threonine-protein kinase, giving the protein MSYCINPNCQNPQNLDRATVCTSCDSNLLLKERYRVFHTLGESIACRTFLAADEDQPAQPRCVIQQFCGPVPSVADGQKEINRTWRGSACVLDKLGKHPQIPKLLASFEVEGCQYLVQEYIEGRNLADRLSEKGAFKEIHIWFLLSELLPVLQFVHENQLIHRDIKPSNIIHRKSSQTSAAIAGKEHLYSWEEESGLVLVDFGAAIGANSGPLKTETVTGSAEYAAPEQIKGQATKSSDIYSLGVTCIHLLTGMSPFDLFDIKADSWAWRHYLKVPVSARLGRILDQMVDREPSKRYRSIEAILTDMKYGPTPVEVILSKPKWTLAVWGSAVVALISILLGSRLPSPVSEAFTSSEPVSTIPDIRFDPPPMQNFSSEPSLSRPAVRTLVEQEKNPVWAVAVTPNGRVIVSGNDDGTIHLLHKRHGKVLKVLRAHLGPVWSVAVSPDGRTIASGGADGTIKLWNFYSGQLIRTLNGHKDGVFSVVFSPDGQALGSVGKDNTLKLWQVEGGAELQTLKGITDEVHSVAFSAYKDTLFTGNGDGTIKMWNWKTGAYQATLTGHVDAVSALTISPDGTILGSGGWDNTVRIWDITTDHGPEPSGEVTFPGHGDRIQSLAFSPDGATLASGDLSGTIKLWAMDGGEQGTLKGHSTWVELAFNPQDKTLISGSYDDTIKVWQVSP; this is encoded by the coding sequence ATGAGTTACTGTATCAATCCCAATTGCCAGAATCCCCAAAATCTCGATCGCGCGACAGTCTGCACGAGTTGCGACTCAAACTTGCTGCTAAAAGAGCGCTACCGAGTCTTTCACACCCTCGGTGAAAGTATCGCTTGCCGCACCTTCCTAGCAGCCGATGAAGACCAACCAGCGCAACCTCGCTGCGTCATTCAACAGTTCTGCGGGCCCGTGCCGTCAGTCGCCGACGGTCAAAAAGAGATCAACCGGACGTGGAGAGGCTCGGCCTGTGTTCTCGACAAGTTGGGCAAACATCCGCAAATACCGAAACTGCTGGCATCTTTTGAAGTTGAAGGCTGCCAGTATTTAGTGCAAGAATACATCGAAGGGCGTAATTTAGCCGATCGGCTTTCAGAAAAAGGTGCTTTTAAAGAAATTCACATTTGGTTCCTGCTGAGCGAATTGTTGCCCGTGCTGCAATTTGTGCACGAAAATCAACTGATTCACCGAGATATCAAACCGTCGAATATTATTCACCGCAAATCTTCCCAAACCTCAGCAGCAATAGCCGGGAAAGAGCATCTTTATTCTTGGGAAGAGGAATCCGGACTCGTTTTAGTCGATTTCGGCGCAGCAATTGGGGCCAACAGCGGGCCGCTCAAAACAGAAACAGTGACGGGTTCTGCCGAATACGCGGCCCCAGAACAAATTAAAGGTCAAGCAACTAAGAGCAGCGACATCTACAGTTTGGGCGTGACTTGCATTCACTTGTTAACGGGAATGTCGCCCTTTGATTTGTTTGACATCAAAGCCGACAGTTGGGCCTGGAGGCATTATTTGAAAGTACCGGTTTCGGCGAGACTCGGCCGCATCCTGGATCAAATGGTCGATCGAGAACCATCAAAACGCTATCGATCGATCGAGGCAATTCTCACAGACATGAAATACGGCCCGACACCAGTAGAAGTAATTCTCAGCAAACCCAAGTGGACTTTGGCGGTGTGGGGTTCTGCCGTAGTTGCCTTGATTTCAATACTGCTGGGTTCTCGCTTACCCTCTCCGGTATCGGAGGCTTTCACTTCCAGCGAGCCTGTTTCTACCATTCCAGACATTCGGTTCGATCCGCCCCCCATGCAGAACTTCAGCAGCGAGCCATCGCTGTCACGGCCTGCGGTGCGGACTCTGGTCGAGCAAGAAAAAAACCCAGTGTGGGCCGTAGCAGTCACTCCCAACGGCCGCGTCATAGTCAGCGGCAATGACGACGGCACAATTCACCTGCTGCACAAGCGTCACGGCAAAGTGCTCAAGGTTTTGCGGGCACATTTGGGGCCCGTGTGGTCGGTAGCAGTCAGTCCCGACGGCAGGACGATCGCCAGCGGTGGCGCTGACGGTACGATTAAACTGTGGAATTTCTATTCTGGCCAGTTAATTCGGACATTGAACGGACACAAAGACGGCGTGTTCTCGGTGGTGTTCAGTCCCGACGGCCAAGCCCTCGGCAGTGTAGGCAAAGACAATACTTTGAAGCTGTGGCAAGTCGAAGGCGGCGCCGAGTTGCAAACACTCAAAGGAATAACAGACGAAGTGCATTCGGTGGCTTTCAGTGCCTATAAAGACACTTTGTTTACCGGCAACGGCGACGGTACGATCAAGATGTGGAATTGGAAAACAGGGGCATACCAAGCCACTCTCACAGGTCATGTCGATGCTGTTTCCGCTCTTACCATCAGCCCCGACGGTACAATTTTGGGCAGCGGCGGCTGGGACAATACGGTCAGGATTTGGGATATCACCACGGATCACGGGCCAGAACCGTCGGGCGAGGTGACTTTTCCCGGTCATGGCGATCGAATTCAGTCTCTAGCTTTCAGTCCAGACGGCGCGACGCTAGCCAGTGGCGATTTGAGCGGAACTATCAAGCTGTGGGCGATGGATGGCGGGGAACAGGGCACGCTCAAAGGTCATTCGACTTGGGTGGAATTAGCTTTTAATCCTCAGGACAAAACCCTAATCAGCGGCAGTTATGATGACACGATTAAGGTGTGGCAAGTGTCTCCTTAA
- a CDS encoding AAA family ATPase — MLEIPGIQILNQIYENSISRVYRAITEKDRQPIILKLLNEDYPTPAEIVRYRQEYKILQTINLPGVIKACDLQKYRNTLVLILEDFGGSSLKQMQEQQSFSLSEFLNIAIQTAAILGQIHAANIIHKDINPGNIIFNQTTGKIQIIDFGISTLLTRETPTLKNPHILEGTLAYISPEQTGRMNRSLDYRTDFYSLGITFYELLTNQLPFDSKDVMELVHSHIAKQPLPIEQIKPEIPAAVSSIVMKLLQKNAENRYQSAWGIQADLDKCLRQLQTTGTILEFPLGEEDISEGFQIPQKLYGRAAQVEALLSAFERVANPEHNFSGTEMMLVTGYSGIGKSSLVQEIYKPITEKRGYFISGKFDQFQRDIPYSAIISAFSGLVRQLLTESAETLAGWRTKLLTALGANCQVIIDVIPVVELIVGKQPQVAELRSNEAQIRFYFVFEKFIRVFCSPEHPLVIFLDDLQWVDAATLNLIRLMVADTDTQYLLIIGAYRNNEVSADHPLMITVRELQQEKATINFLHLDNLGQEDISNLMVDTLHNDAESVQFLAELVLQKTNGNPFFVNQFMKTLHSENLITFHFPESSDTRMKGGNSRKNKGERGFWQWNIAQIQATDITDNVVDLMVNKLKRLPEATQNILRLAACVGAYFDLTTLSKICANSPTSVFDDLSPALQAGLIFPVSELDVELLFEDYKFLHDRVQQAAYALIDEEQKKAVHLQIGRLLLDNTDGGELSEDLFEIVDQLNLAVEVKEGEFSREIDRTERDKIAKLNLLAGKKAKAATAYVAAVNYLSSGIELLAADSWETQYSLTRQLYLEGAELNYLLGNFERSQFLINLALPQSQSAVEKAELFDRLITLHTMLGEYEQAIEFGRQGLSLLGVDLPQKKLLQARKAELAAAEAQLGDRPIAALLHVPEMTVPEKITAMKLLDKIIPASLFSDPILYQIVVTKSVNLSLKYGPVAESSYSYACYGLVLSAAMADCRSGYEFGMLALNLSDRFHDLTQKCKASQMLVAHFNHWLQPLKLSDSISSNGYQAGIDSGELQFAGYIQLYNMMYSIVQGKNLASLRVEVWNFLLFNFKTNNQIATDYLLGCQLALFNLLGETSDCEVFGNGEISEGQYLEQCYNRGSFLAICGYQVLKCQVLYLYGEYAAALSYAVEAEKKLGLAIGTIIVAEHNFYYSLSLTALYPQASQGDRQKYLRKLKSNQKQMKIWADSCPDNFEHKYLLVAAEMARIGGKEMEAIDLYDRAIASARDGEFIQNEALAAELAANFWLNKGKAEFAQIYLKKAHYNYLIWGAKRKLQKLETTYPELLIKSAPDTQFSNARTLTVASKLNTRGVGSSALDLAAVVKASQAISGEIVLDKLLAALMKILIENAGAQRGYLIWHSHCESGDNSGELRIEAAGAIDSDNIPVLQSIPIDNNLPVSIVNYVERTGETVVLNKAFASKNFNTDPYIKQNQSKSILCAPLLNQGQLIGIIYLENNLIAGAFTSDRVELLKVLSASAAISIENARLYNNLAESNRTLETKVEQRTSELAFAKKKAEVANEAKSSFLANMSHELRSPLNAILGFSQIMLRSHNLPKEHQENVGIIIRSGDHLLTLINQVLDLSKLEAGRTHLNYKNFDFYQFIDDIEDMFHIKADDKQLQLVVEYSPDVPRYVRADEVKLRQVLINLLNNALKFTQTGGVSLKVNLKPELSRLKESENFQLPDNSHNLNLPPNPSLENSKISPLENISDLDSASSCFLIFEISDTGLGIATDELDILFEAFVQTQTGKNSQEGTGLGLPISRNFVELMGGKMTVTSAVGIGTQFLFNTLVGVISSREIEGKKAAVQVISLARNQPLYRILIVDDKPSNNLLLFKLLSPLGFELKEACNGQEAVEIWNTWEPHLILMDMRMPVMDGYEATKQIKGTVKGQATAIIAVTASVLEEERAVVSSAGCDDFIRKPFREAELFEALHKHIGVKFIYDEPASNNDLTKLDIQSALSASVLAKLPRELLAALLEASSLCDMNQIDICIEQIRAVDRVAAEAFAFLANDFDYAQIVSLV; from the coding sequence ATGCTTGAAATCCCCGGCATTCAAATATTAAATCAAATATACGAAAATTCTATTTCAAGAGTTTACAGAGCTATTACAGAAAAAGATCGACAGCCAATCATTCTCAAACTGCTCAACGAAGACTATCCAACTCCCGCCGAAATAGTCCGCTACAGACAGGAATACAAAATCCTTCAAACCATCAACCTCCCAGGAGTCATCAAAGCCTGCGATTTACAAAAATATCGCAACACACTCGTTCTAATATTAGAAGATTTTGGCGGTTCCTCATTGAAACAAATGCAGGAACAGCAAAGCTTTAGTCTGTCTGAATTCCTCAACATCGCCATTCAAACTGCCGCAATTTTAGGACAAATTCACGCAGCAAATATCATCCACAAAGATATCAACCCCGGCAACATTATTTTCAACCAAACAACCGGAAAAATCCAAATCATCGACTTCGGTATTTCCACGCTACTAACCCGCGAAACTCCCACCCTAAAAAATCCGCATATTTTAGAAGGAACTTTAGCTTATATTTCACCGGAACAAACCGGGAGAATGAACCGTTCTCTAGATTACCGTACAGATTTCTATTCTCTGGGTATTACTTTTTACGAACTGCTAACCAACCAGTTACCTTTTGACAGCAAAGATGTAATGGAATTGGTACACTCTCACATTGCCAAACAGCCATTACCAATCGAGCAAATCAAACCAGAAATTCCAGCCGCAGTTTCATCAATAGTTATGAAACTGTTACAAAAAAATGCCGAAAACCGCTACCAAAGTGCTTGGGGAATTCAAGCAGACTTAGATAAATGTCTCCGTCAATTGCAAACAACAGGAACTATTTTAGAGTTTCCTTTAGGTGAAGAAGATATTTCCGAGGGATTTCAAATCCCTCAAAAACTTTACGGGCGGGCGGCGCAAGTCGAGGCTTTGCTATCCGCATTCGAGCGAGTTGCGAACCCAGAACATAATTTTTCGGGAACCGAAATGATGTTAGTAACTGGTTATTCTGGCATCGGCAAATCATCGCTTGTACAAGAAATTTACAAACCAATTACTGAAAAACGCGGCTATTTTATTTCCGGCAAATTCGATCAATTTCAGCGCGACATTCCCTATTCAGCAATTATTAGTGCTTTCTCGGGATTGGTGCGGCAATTGCTAACAGAAAGCGCAGAAACACTCGCAGGGTGGCGCACCAAACTTTTAACTGCATTGGGTGCCAACTGTCAAGTAATTATTGATGTAATTCCCGTAGTAGAATTGATTGTTGGCAAACAGCCACAGGTAGCCGAATTGAGATCGAATGAAGCGCAAATTCGTTTTTATTTTGTATTTGAAAAATTTATTCGCGTGTTTTGTTCGCCGGAACATCCTTTGGTGATTTTTCTGGACGATTTGCAGTGGGTAGATGCGGCAACGCTCAATTTAATTCGATTGATGGTGGCGGATACAGACACGCAATATTTATTGATAATTGGTGCTTATCGAAATAATGAAGTCAGTGCCGATCATCCTTTAATGATTACTGTACGCGAGCTGCAACAAGAAAAAGCGACAATTAATTTTCTTCATTTGGATAACTTGGGTCAGGAAGATATTAGCAACTTGATGGTTGACACTCTACACAATGATGCAGAGTCTGTGCAATTTTTAGCAGAATTAGTTTTACAAAAAACTAACGGCAATCCTTTTTTTGTAAATCAGTTTATGAAAACTTTGCATTCAGAAAATCTGATAACTTTTCACTTTCCGGAGTCTTCCGACACACGCATGAAGGGAGGCAACAGCCGAAAAAACAAAGGTGAGAGAGGGTTTTGGCAGTGGAATATTGCTCAAATCCAAGCAACAGATATCACTGATAATGTCGTGGATTTAATGGTAAATAAGTTAAAAAGATTGCCGGAAGCTACACAAAATATTTTGCGTTTAGCAGCTTGTGTCGGGGCATATTTTGACTTGACTACTTTGTCTAAAATATGTGCTAATTCGCCGACTTCTGTTTTTGATGATTTGAGTCCGGCGCTGCAAGCTGGTTTGATTTTTCCGGTGTCAGAGTTGGATGTTGAACTGTTGTTTGAAGACTACAAATTTTTGCACGATCGCGTCCAACAAGCTGCTTATGCTTTGATTGACGAAGAGCAGAAAAAAGCGGTTCATTTGCAAATCGGTCGCTTGTTATTAGATAATACCGACGGTGGGGAATTGTCGGAGGACCTTTTTGAAATTGTCGATCAGCTCAATCTGGCGGTAGAGGTGAAAGAAGGGGAGTTTTCCCGAGAGATCGATCGCACGGAAAGAGATAAAATTGCTAAACTCAATCTTTTAGCTGGTAAAAAAGCCAAAGCTGCTACGGCTTACGTGGCTGCTGTCAATTATTTATCTTCTGGGATCGAACTTTTGGCTGCGGATAGCTGGGAAACTCAATACAGTTTGACGAGACAGTTATATCTCGAAGGTGCGGAATTAAATTATCTGCTAGGCAATTTCGAGCGATCGCAATTTTTGATAAATTTGGCACTGCCGCAGTCGCAATCGGCGGTGGAAAAAGCGGAGTTGTTCGATCGCCTAATTACGCTGCATACGATGTTGGGCGAATACGAACAAGCCATTGAATTTGGGCGTCAGGGCTTGAGTTTGTTGGGGGTTGATTTGCCTCAAAAGAAGCTGCTGCAAGCGCGCAAAGCCGAACTTGCTGCCGCAGAAGCTCAATTAGGCGATCGCCCCATTGCTGCTTTGCTGCACGTGCCGGAAATGACGGTGCCCGAAAAAATAACCGCGATGAAACTTCTCGATAAAATTATTCCCGCGAGTTTGTTTTCTGATCCGATACTTTACCAAATAGTTGTTACCAAATCTGTCAATCTTTCTTTGAAATACGGCCCGGTGGCGGAATCATCTTACAGCTATGCTTGCTACGGCTTGGTTTTGTCGGCTGCGATGGCTGATTGTCGATCGGGCTACGAGTTTGGGATGTTAGCTCTCAATTTGAGCGATCGCTTCCACGATTTGACGCAAAAATGCAAGGCATCGCAGATGCTTGTCGCTCATTTCAATCACTGGCTACAGCCTTTGAAACTGTCGGATTCGATTAGCAGTAATGGCTATCAAGCGGGCATAGACTCGGGCGAATTACAATTTGCAGGTTACATTCAGCTTTATAACATGATGTATTCTATCGTGCAGGGAAAAAATCTGGCATCTCTGCGTGTTGAAGTCTGGAATTTCCTGCTATTTAATTTTAAAACTAACAATCAAATCGCTACAGATTATTTACTAGGCTGTCAGCTAGCACTGTTTAATTTACTGGGAGAAACTTCGGATTGTGAGGTTTTTGGTAATGGCGAAATTAGTGAAGGGCAATATTTAGAGCAGTGTTACAATCGCGGCAGTTTTTTGGCGATTTGCGGCTATCAAGTTTTGAAATGCCAGGTTTTGTATTTGTACGGAGAGTATGCAGCAGCTCTCAGTTATGCTGTGGAAGCTGAGAAAAAATTGGGTTTGGCGATCGGCACAATTATTGTAGCCGAGCATAATTTTTATTACTCGCTAAGTTTAACTGCGCTTTACCCGCAAGCTTCCCAGGGCGATCGCCAAAAATACCTCAGAAAGCTCAAATCCAACCAAAAACAGATGAAAATCTGGGCTGATAGCTGTCCAGACAACTTTGAGCATAAATACTTATTGGTGGCTGCCGAGATGGCGCGGATTGGGGGTAAGGAGATGGAGGCGATCGATTTGTACGATCGAGCGATCGCTTCAGCCAGAGACGGCGAGTTTATCCAAAACGAAGCCTTAGCCGCAGAATTAGCAGCCAATTTTTGGCTGAACAAAGGTAAAGCAGAATTTGCCCAAATTTACCTCAAAAAAGCGCACTACAATTATCTAATCTGGGGCGCAAAACGCAAACTACAAAAGCTAGAAACAACTTACCCCGAATTATTAATAAAATCCGCCCCAGACACTCAATTTTCTAATGCCAGAACACTAACTGTAGCCAGCAAATTAAACACCCGCGGTGTAGGAAGTTCAGCTTTAGATTTAGCTGCGGTAGTGAAAGCCAGCCAAGCCATTTCTGGAGAAATTGTCCTGGATAAGTTGCTGGCGGCTTTGATGAAAATACTCATCGAAAATGCCGGAGCACAACGAGGCTATTTAATTTGGCATTCCCACTGTGAGTCGGGCGACAATTCCGGGGAATTGCGGATCGAAGCTGCTGGTGCGATCGATTCCGACAACATTCCGGTATTGCAGTCAATCCCTATAGATAATAACCTACCTGTATCGATCGTCAATTATGTCGAGCGCACAGGAGAAACAGTAGTTTTAAATAAAGCATTTGCCAGCAAAAATTTTAATACTGACCCCTATATCAAACAGAATCAAAGTAAATCAATATTGTGCGCCCCCCTGCTGAACCAAGGTCAACTTATCGGCATAATTTATTTAGAAAACAACCTGATCGCAGGAGCATTTACATCAGACAGAGTGGAACTGCTAAAAGTCTTATCTGCCTCAGCAGCCATCTCGATTGAAAATGCTAGACTTTATAATAATTTAGCCGAGTCCAACCGCACCTTAGAAACAAAAGTAGAACAACGCACCTCCGAACTCGCTTTTGCCAAGAAAAAAGCCGAAGTAGCCAACGAAGCTAAGAGCAGCTTTTTAGCCAACATGAGTCACGAATTGCGATCGCCCCTCAACGCCATCCTCGGTTTTTCTCAAATCATGCTCCGCAGCCACAATCTGCCCAAGGAACATCAAGAAAATGTCGGAATTATTATTCGTAGTGGCGACCATTTGCTAACTTTAATTAACCAAGTATTAGATTTATCTAAACTTGAAGCAGGCCGCACTCATCTTAACTATAAAAATTTTGATTTTTATCAATTTATAGACGATATCGAAGATATGTTTCATATCAAAGCTGACGATAAACAACTGCAATTAGTAGTAGAATACAGCCCAGATGTTCCCAGATACGTGCGCGCTGACGAGGTGAAATTGCGACAAGTTTTAATAAATTTACTCAACAATGCTCTCAAATTTACTCAAACAGGAGGAGTTTCATTAAAAGTTAATCTCAAACCAGAACTAAGCAGGCTAAAAGAATCGGAAAATTTTCAGCTTCCGGACAATTCGCACAATTTAAATCTTCCTCCAAATCCCAGTCTTGAAAATTCAAAAATCAGCCCGCTTGAAAATATTAGCGATTTAGATTCTGCATCTTCGTGCTTCCTGATTTTTGAAATTTCCGACACTGGCCTCGGTATCGCCACCGATGAATTAGATATTCTTTTTGAAGCTTTTGTGCAAACTCAAACAGGCAAAAACTCGCAAGAAGGAACTGGTTTGGGACTGCCAATCAGCCGCAATTTTGTAGAGTTAATGGGGGGAAAAATGACTGTCACTTCAGCAGTTGGGATTGGTACACAATTTTTATTTAACACTTTAGTTGGTGTCATTTCATCCAGGGAAATAGAAGGTAAAAAGGCTGCCGTACAAGTGATTTCTCTTGCACGGAATCAACCCCTCTATCGAATTTTGATAGTTGATGACAAACCCAGCAATAATTTGCTGCTTTTCAAACTGCTTTCTCCCCTCGGTTTTGAACTTAAAGAAGCCTGTAACGGTCAAGAAGCGGTTGAAATTTGGAATACTTGGGAACCGCATTTAATTTTGATGGATATGAGAATGCCAGTCATGGACGGGTACGAAGCCACTAAACAAATTAAAGGCACTGTTAAAGGTCAAGCTACTGCCATTATCGCGGTGACAGCCAGTGTTTTAGAAGAAGAAAGAGCGGTGGTTTCTTCAGCAGGCTGCGATGACTTTATCCGCAAACCGTTTCGGGAAGCAGAATTATTTGAGGCCCTGCACAAACATATAGGCGTGAAGTTTATTTATGACGAACCTGCTAGCAATAATGATTTAACTAAACTCGATATCCAATCGGCTTTGAGTGCCTCGGTTTTAGCCAAGTTGCCACGTGAATTGTTGGCTGCCTTATTGGAAGCTTCCAGCCTCTGTGACATGAATCAAATTGACATTTGCATAGAACAAATCCGCGCAGTCGATAGAGTGGCGGCTGAGGCTTTTGCTTTTTTGGCAAATGATTTTGATTATGCTCAGATAGTTTCTTTAGTTTAA
- a CDS encoding SDR family oxidoreductase, with amino-acid sequence MIEAAGGTALAVQADVSKTAEICNLFDRTLETYAKVDILVNNAGVSVYKSVAEVTEAEFDNLFAINVKGTFFACQEAAKRMSDGGRIVNFSSSITAMLLPKYGAYMATKGAVEQLTRSLTKELGDRQITVNVISPGPTDTELFTVGKTPEQIQSFTQMTALGRLGKVDDIADVTAFLCSEQARWITGQNIRVNGGIA; translated from the coding sequence GTGATTGAAGCAGCAGGCGGCACAGCATTAGCCGTGCAAGCCGATGTCAGCAAAACCGCAGAAATTTGCAATTTGTTCGATCGCACTCTCGAAACCTACGCAAAAGTCGATATTTTAGTCAATAATGCGGGAGTAAGTGTTTACAAATCTGTGGCGGAAGTTACCGAAGCTGAGTTTGATAATCTGTTTGCCATTAACGTCAAAGGCACATTTTTTGCTTGTCAAGAAGCTGCTAAACGTATGTCAGATGGAGGCAGAATAGTCAACTTTTCCAGTTCTATAACTGCTATGCTGCTGCCAAAATACGGGGCTTACATGGCGACAAAAGGCGCGGTGGAACAGCTAACTCGATCGTTGACTAAGGAATTGGGCGATCGGCAAATTACAGTCAATGTCATTTCTCCGGGCCCCACGGATACAGAACTTTTCACTGTCGGCAAAACTCCCGAACAAATCCAAAGTTTTACGCAAATGACTGCTTTGGGAAGACTCGGAAAAGTTGACGATATCGCTGATGTGACAGCATTTTTGTGCAGCGAACAAGCCCGCTGGATTACCGGACAAAATATCCGCGTTAACGGCGGTATTGCGTAA